In one Bacteroidales bacterium genomic region, the following are encoded:
- a CDS encoding four helix bundle protein: MTLIVSHKELEVYKLSYKLALEIFELTRNFPSHERYSLTDQIRRSSRSVCVNLAEAWRKRRYEKAFIAKLSDSEGEAAETQTWLDFARDCQYISPDLCDSYNSQYERIICMIIKVIKSPEKWTF; the protein is encoded by the coding sequence ATGACACTTATTGTTTCACATAAGGAATTGGAAGTTTATAAGTTATCCTATAAATTGGCTTTAGAAATTTTCGAACTGACAAGGAATTTCCCTTCTCATGAACGATATTCATTGACAGATCAGATCAGGAGAAGTTCACGGTCAGTTTGCGTAAACTTAGCTGAAGCCTGGCGAAAAAGAAGATATGAAAAGGCATTTATAGCCAAGTTGTCGGATTCAGAGGGTGAAGCAGCTGAAACACAAACCTGGTTAGACTTTGCACGAGATTGTCAGTATATATCTCCTGACTTATGTGATAGCTATAATTCTCAATACGAAAGAATTATATGTATGATTATCAAAGTGATAAAATCTCCCGAGAAATGGACTTTCTGA